Proteins encoded within one genomic window of Acidovorax sp. 107:
- a CDS encoding pyridoxal phosphate-dependent aminotransferase, with product MKTVQKSAKLANVCYDIRGPIMDAAKQMEEDGHKIIKLNIGNLAVFGFDAPEEIQQDMIRNLPNSAGYSDSKGIFAARKAVMHETQKQGIKGVALDDIYLGNGASELIVMATNALLDTGDELLLPSPDYPLWTAAASLSGGTPVHYLCDEANGWMPDLDDIRAKITPRTKGIVVINPNNPTGALYSDALLKGIVAIAREHGLVIFADEVYDKVLYDGAKHTAIGSLSEDVLTLTFNSLSKSYRSCGYRAGWLVVSGDKKPARDYIEGLNMLSNMRLCANVPGQWAVQTALGGYQSINELVCEGGRLRKQRDLAYELITAIPGVTCVKPQAALYMFPRLDPAVYPIEDDQQFFLELLQETKVMLVQGTGFNWPAPDHFRIVFLPHEDDLRDAIGRVARFLEQYRKRKQSAAALAA from the coding sequence ATGAAAACCGTCCAAAAATCTGCCAAGCTTGCCAATGTTTGCTACGACATCCGGGGCCCGATCATGGACGCGGCCAAGCAGATGGAGGAAGACGGGCACAAGATCATCAAGCTCAACATCGGCAATCTGGCGGTGTTCGGCTTTGACGCTCCCGAGGAGATCCAGCAGGACATGATCCGCAACCTGCCCAACTCGGCGGGCTACTCGGACAGCAAGGGCATCTTCGCCGCCCGCAAGGCGGTGATGCACGAGACCCAGAAGCAAGGCATCAAGGGCGTGGCGCTGGACGACATCTATCTGGGCAACGGCGCCAGCGAGCTGATCGTGATGGCCACCAATGCGCTGCTGGACACGGGCGACGAGCTGCTGCTGCCGTCGCCGGATTACCCGCTGTGGACCGCTGCGGCCAGCCTCTCAGGCGGCACGCCCGTGCACTACCTGTGCGACGAGGCCAATGGCTGGATGCCTGACCTGGATGACATTCGCGCCAAGATCACGCCGCGCACCAAAGGCATCGTGGTCATCAACCCGAACAACCCTACGGGCGCGCTGTACTCGGATGCGCTGCTCAAGGGCATCGTCGCCATTGCCCGCGAACATGGCCTCGTGATCTTCGCGGACGAGGTGTACGACAAGGTGCTGTACGACGGCGCCAAGCACACGGCCATTGGTTCGCTGAGCGAGGACGTGCTCACACTCACCTTCAACTCGCTGTCCAAAAGCTACCGCTCCTGCGGCTACCGCGCGGGCTGGCTGGTGGTGTCGGGCGACAAGAAGCCCGCCCGTGACTACATCGAGGGCCTGAACATGCTCTCCAACATGCGGCTGTGTGCCAACGTGCCGGGCCAGTGGGCCGTGCAGACGGCGCTGGGCGGCTACCAGAGCATCAACGAGCTGGTGTGCGAAGGGGGCCGCCTGCGCAAGCAGCGTGATCTGGCGTACGAGCTGATCACTGCCATTCCGGGCGTCACCTGCGTGAAGCCGCAGGCCGCGCTGTACATGTTCCCGCGCCTCGACCCGGCGGTGTACCCCATTGAGGACGACCAGCAGTTCTTCCTCGAACTGCTGCAGGAAACCAAGGTCATGCTGGTGCAGGGCACAGGCTTCAACTGGCCCGCACCTGACCATTTCCGCATCGTGTTCCTTCCCCATGAAGACGATCTGCGCGATGCCATTGGCCGCGTTGCACGCTTCCTGGAGCAGTACCGCAAGCGCAAGCAGTCCGCAGCGGCTCTCGCGGCCTGA
- a CDS encoding DUF1176 domain-containing protein — protein MRCLPAFDLARLAVACVLAVAGFHGSAQAADKGKEPVSFQHKDWALQCDNTRTCRAAGYQSEGGESEPVSMRLTREAGPDTPVLVDLQVSTEKASPASLHLKVGALSLPGLKGDTPSVPAAQVPRLLQEMLKNEEATVAAGKDRWVLSLAGATAVLLKMDEAQGRVGTPGALVRKGTKPEASVLAPLPAPVIKSVTPLPARKGDSALAKPLLAALDRASTEGQCNGDDAFNPANVQVYRLTERKVLLSVPCGMGAYNFSSLLWVANDRPPYKPEALQDVDGDFDPASGSVHSAMKGRGIGDCWWVREWQFDGRGFVLSSEAGDGMCRGFAGGAWQLPTYVTR, from the coding sequence ATGCGTTGCCTCCCCGCTTTTGACCTGGCTCGGCTTGCTGTTGCCTGTGTGCTTGCGGTGGCGGGGTTTCACGGCTCTGCGCAGGCCGCCGACAAGGGCAAGGAGCCCGTGAGCTTCCAGCACAAGGACTGGGCCTTGCAATGCGACAACACCCGCACTTGCCGGGCCGCGGGCTACCAGTCGGAGGGTGGCGAATCAGAGCCGGTCTCCATGCGCCTGACCCGCGAGGCCGGGCCTGATACGCCGGTGCTGGTAGACCTGCAGGTGTCCACCGAGAAAGCCTCCCCGGCGTCGCTGCACCTCAAGGTGGGCGCGCTCTCGTTGCCGGGGCTCAAGGGCGACACACCCAGCGTGCCTGCAGCGCAAGTGCCCCGCCTGCTGCAAGAGATGCTCAAGAACGAAGAGGCCACGGTGGCTGCTGGCAAGGACCGCTGGGTGCTGTCACTGGCGGGTGCCACCGCTGTTCTGCTCAAGATGGACGAGGCCCAGGGCCGGGTGGGTACGCCGGGCGCTCTGGTGCGCAAGGGCACCAAGCCAGAGGCTTCCGTGCTGGCGCCCTTGCCCGCTCCCGTGATCAAGTCCGTGACCCCGTTGCCTGCGCGCAAGGGGGATTCGGCGCTGGCCAAGCCGCTACTGGCAGCGTTGGACCGTGCGAGCACGGAAGGGCAGTGCAACGGCGACGATGCGTTCAACCCCGCCAATGTGCAGGTCTATCGCCTGACCGAGCGCAAGGTGTTGCTGTCCGTGCCGTGCGGCATGGGGGCCTACAACTTCAGCAGTCTGCTGTGGGTAGCCAATGACCGTCCCCCTTACAAGCCGGAGGCCTTGCAGGATGTGGATGGCGATTTTGATCCTGCATCGGGCTCTGTGCACTCCGCCATGAAGGGCCGCGGCATAGGCGACTGCTGGTGGGTGCGTGAGTGGCAATTCGACGGTCGGGGCTTTGTGCTCAGCAGCGAGGCGGGCGACGGCATGTGCCGGGGCTTTGCGGGCGGCGCCTGGCAGTTGCCGACCTACGTCACGCGCTGA
- the priB gene encoding primosomal replication protein N, with amino-acid sequence MENRVALTACIAEAEPLRYTPAGLPALTLRLEHESRQTEAGHPREVKAAMKAIAFGAMAERLARQNIGSLWTFHGFLANPRNGKTAVLHIQDIQQN; translated from the coding sequence GTGGAGAACCGCGTTGCCCTGACCGCCTGTATCGCAGAGGCTGAACCCCTGCGCTACACGCCCGCCGGATTGCCTGCTCTCACGCTGCGCCTCGAACACGAGTCCCGGCAAACAGAGGCAGGCCACCCCCGCGAAGTCAAGGCTGCCATGAAAGCCATTGCGTTTGGAGCGATGGCCGAGCGACTGGCAAGGCAGAACATCGGAAGTCTCTGGACTTTTCATGGATTTCTGGCCAATCCGCGCAATGGCAAGACCGCAGTGCTGCACATCCAGGATATTCAACAAAATTAA
- a CDS encoding peroxiredoxin, with the protein MAIVVNKPLPEFEANATGGIKVSNTSHLGQILVLYFYPKDNTPGCTTEAMQFRDKYKDFVKAGAAVFGVSRDNMKSHDDFKEKLELPFELIADTEEKMCHMFGVVKNKIMYGKKVKGIERSTFLIGPDGLLVQEWRGLKVPGHVDEVLKTVKSLKALKKAA; encoded by the coding sequence ATGGCGATCGTTGTCAACAAACCCCTCCCTGAATTTGAAGCCAACGCAACCGGTGGTATCAAGGTTTCCAACACCTCCCACCTTGGCCAAATTCTGGTTCTCTACTTCTATCCCAAGGACAACACACCGGGCTGCACCACGGAGGCCATGCAGTTTCGCGACAAGTACAAGGATTTCGTGAAGGCTGGCGCCGCCGTGTTCGGCGTGTCGCGCGATAACATGAAGTCGCACGACGACTTCAAGGAAAAGCTGGAACTGCCTTTCGAGCTGATCGCTGATACCGAAGAGAAGATGTGCCACATGTTCGGTGTGGTCAAGAACAAGATCATGTACGGCAAGAAGGTCAAGGGCATTGAACGCAGCACCTTCCTGATCGGCCCCGATGGCCTGCTGGTACAAGAATGGCGTGGCCTCAAGGTGCCGGGCCATGTGGACGAGGTCCTCAAGACCGTCAAGTCCCTGAAGGCCCTGAAAAAGGCTGCCTGA
- a CDS encoding Mth938-like domain-containing protein, with protein sequence MKFQPDRSNAQTISGYGPGWIGIDADKINHSVIIGSGGLRQPWPCTRFEDLTPEHFAQLAGLETELVIFGSGLRNRFPPPAWLAPLIARRLGLETMDTQAACRTYNILASEGRNVVAALILEV encoded by the coding sequence ATGAAATTCCAGCCCGATCGTTCCAACGCACAGACCATCAGCGGCTACGGCCCCGGCTGGATCGGCATCGACGCCGACAAAATCAACCACAGCGTCATCATCGGCTCTGGGGGGCTGCGCCAGCCCTGGCCCTGCACCCGCTTCGAGGACCTGACCCCGGAGCACTTCGCCCAATTGGCCGGACTGGAGACGGAGCTGGTCATTTTTGGCAGCGGTCTGCGCAACCGTTTTCCACCGCCCGCGTGGCTCGCGCCCCTGATCGCGCGCCGACTCGGGCTGGAGACCATGGACACCCAGGCAGCCTGCCGGACCTACAACATCCTGGCCAGCGAAGGGCGCAACGTGGTCGCCGCGCTGATCCTGGAAGTCTGA
- a CDS encoding PhoH family protein, giving the protein MPLPPAPSRRAALLAPEAFEVTARPRIATASANEAIATPQRTAAAPARAGRKADSAASSPAAPDTASLVQVETRARAPEPAATPAVARSTGTRKARSTGTTAAAAGAAPATTTTPRTRKSAPQGPTKLFVLDTNVLLHDPTSLFRFEEHDIFLPMIVLEELDGHKKGMTEVARNGRQTSRTLDALAGVQGADIAHGLKLDSTGQRAAGGHLFFQTVPLDYSLPTSLPPGKADNQILGVVEALRKLHAPREVVLVSKDINMRVKARALGLNAEDYQNDKTLEDGDLLYAGVLALPPDFWAKSGKNVESWQSGAHTYYRIGGPIVPQLMINQFVYFEAPGEPSLFARVSEIREKTAVLQTLKDYGSAKNAVWGVTTRNREQNYAMNLLMDPEIDFVTLTGTAGTGKTLLALAAGLTQVLDDRRYTEIIMTRATVSVGEDIGFLPGTEEEKMGPWMGALDDNLEFLAKGDGGNAGEWGRAATNELIRSRIKIKSMNFMRGRTFLNKYVIIDEAQNLTPKQMKTLITRAGPGTKIICMGNLAQIDTPYLTEGSSGLTYAVDRFKGWPHSGHITLARGERSRLADFASEVL; this is encoded by the coding sequence ATGCCCCTGCCCCCCGCCCCCAGCCGGCGCGCTGCACTCCTCGCGCCAGAAGCCTTTGAAGTCACAGCCCGCCCCCGCATAGCCACTGCCTCGGCCAACGAGGCCATTGCCACCCCTCAGCGCACCGCTGCAGCCCCGGCCCGCGCAGGACGCAAGGCGGACAGTGCAGCATCTTCGCCGGCTGCACCAGACACGGCTTCGCTGGTCCAGGTCGAGACCCGCGCACGCGCTCCCGAACCCGCGGCAACCCCCGCCGTGGCCCGCAGCACCGGTACACGCAAGGCCCGCAGCACCGGCACCACCGCTGCTGCCGCCGGCGCCGCACCCGCTACAACGACGACCCCCCGTACACGCAAATCGGCACCCCAAGGCCCGACCAAGCTCTTTGTGCTGGACACCAACGTGCTGCTGCACGACCCGACCAGCCTGTTCCGCTTTGAAGAGCACGACATCTTCCTGCCGATGATCGTGCTGGAAGAGCTCGACGGTCACAAGAAGGGCATGACCGAAGTCGCCCGCAATGGCCGCCAGACCAGCCGCACGCTCGACGCGCTGGCCGGCGTGCAAGGTGCCGATATCGCCCATGGCCTGAAGCTCGACTCCACCGGCCAGCGCGCCGCGGGCGGCCACTTGTTTTTCCAGACGGTACCGCTGGACTACAGCCTGCCCACCAGTCTGCCCCCCGGCAAGGCCGACAACCAGATCCTGGGGGTGGTCGAGGCGCTGCGCAAGCTGCACGCCCCGCGCGAGGTCGTGCTCGTGTCCAAGGACATCAACATGCGTGTCAAGGCACGCGCGCTGGGCCTGAACGCCGAGGACTATCAGAACGACAAGACACTGGAGGACGGCGACCTGCTGTACGCCGGTGTGCTCGCCCTGCCCCCCGACTTCTGGGCCAAGAGCGGCAAGAATGTGGAAAGCTGGCAGAGCGGCGCACACACCTACTACCGCATCGGCGGGCCCATCGTGCCGCAGCTGATGATCAACCAGTTCGTGTACTTCGAGGCCCCTGGCGAGCCCAGCTTGTTTGCACGGGTGAGCGAGATCCGCGAGAAGACGGCGGTCCTGCAGACGCTCAAGGACTACGGCTCTGCCAAGAACGCGGTGTGGGGCGTGACCACGCGCAACCGCGAGCAGAACTACGCCATGAACCTGCTCATGGACCCCGAGATTGACTTCGTGACGCTGACCGGCACCGCTGGCACCGGCAAGACCCTGCTGGCCCTGGCCGCAGGCCTCACCCAGGTATTGGACGACCGCCGCTACACCGAGATCATCATGACCCGCGCCACCGTGAGCGTGGGCGAAGACATCGGCTTCCTGCCCGGCACCGAAGAAGAAAAGATGGGCCCCTGGATGGGCGCGCTGGACGACAACCTGGAGTTCCTGGCCAAGGGCGACGGCGGCAACGCCGGCGAGTGGGGCCGTGCGGCCACCAACGAGCTAATCCGCAGCCGCATCAAGATCAAGAGCATGAACTTCATGCGCGGGCGCACCTTCCTGAACAAGTACGTGATCATCGACGAGGCCCAGAACCTGACGCCCAAGCAGATGAAGACGCTGATCACCCGCGCCGGCCCTGGCACCAAGATCATTTGCATGGGCAACCTGGCGCAGATCGACACGCCCTACCTGACTGAGGGCTCGTCGGGTCTGACCTACGCGGTCGACCGCTTCAAGGGCTGGCCACACAGCGGCCACATCACGCTGGCGCGCGGCGAACGCTCGCGCCTGGCGGATTTCGCGAGCGAGGTGCTCTGA
- the rpsF gene encoding 30S ribosomal protein S6 has protein sequence MRHYEIILLIHPDQSEQVPAMLERYKGMITTGGGKVHRVEDWGRRQLAYLINKLAKAHYLCVNIEADQAVMAELEHAFKFNDAVLRHLTVQKKKAETGPSSMMKTVEREEARKASQAEYAAAGER, from the coding sequence ATGCGTCATTACGAAATCATTTTGTTGATCCATCCGGATCAAAGCGAACAAGTTCCAGCCATGCTGGAGCGCTACAAGGGCATGATCACCACTGGCGGTGGCAAGGTGCACCGCGTGGAAGACTGGGGCCGTCGTCAACTGGCGTACCTGATCAACAAGCTGGCCAAGGCCCACTACCTGTGCGTGAACATCGAAGCCGACCAGGCTGTGATGGCTGAACTGGAGCACGCCTTCAAGTTCAACGACGCTGTGCTGCGCCACCTGACCGTGCAAAAGAAGAAGGCTGAAACCGGCCCATCTTCCATGATGAAGACGGTCGAGCGCGAAGAAGCCCGCAAGGCCAGCCAAGCTGAATACGCAGCGGCCGGCGAGCGCTGA
- the rplI gene encoding 50S ribosomal protein L9, whose translation MQIILLDKVVNLGNLGEIVKVKDGYARNFLIPAGRARRATEAAKAEFEAKRAELEKAAAAKLAEAQAQGEKLAGTTVKLTQKAGVDGRLFGSVTNHDIAEELNKQGYKVAKSQIRLPNGPIKVVSESTVSVALHTDVVVDVTVSVYGETA comes from the coding sequence ATGCAAATCATCCTGCTCGACAAGGTTGTGAACCTCGGCAACCTCGGTGAAATCGTCAAGGTCAAAGACGGCTACGCCCGCAACTTCCTGATCCCCGCTGGCCGCGCCCGTCGCGCCACCGAAGCTGCCAAGGCAGAGTTCGAAGCCAAGCGCGCTGAACTCGAAAAGGCTGCTGCCGCCAAACTGGCAGAAGCCCAAGCCCAAGGCGAAAAGCTGGCCGGTACCACCGTCAAGCTGACGCAAAAGGCTGGTGTGGACGGTCGTCTGTTTGGTTCCGTGACCAACCACGACATCGCTGAAGAGCTGAACAAGCAAGGCTACAAGGTCGCCAAGTCGCAAATCCGCCTGCCCAACGGCCCGATCAAGGTCGTGAGCGAAAGCACCGTGAGCGTTGCTCTGCACACCGACGTGGTGGTGGACGTGACCGTGTCGGTCTACGGCGAAACTGCCTGA
- the dnaB gene encoding replicative DNA helicase yields the protein MSAVFPPLDDGFTPVPDREIAQLRVPPHSIEAESSVLGGLLLDNNAWDRVGDLLVESHFYRHEHQMIYTAIGALINASKPADVITVFEHLQNQGKAQEMGGLAYLNNLAQYVPSASNIRRYAEIVRERAILRKLVTASDEISTNAFNPQGKTVERILDEAEAKIFAIGEEGSRTKQGFQSLDTLVIDLLDRVQEMADNPVDVTGVPTGFADLDRMTSGLQAGDMVVLAARPSMGKTSFAVNIAEHVALNEGLPVAIFSMEMGAAQLAVRIVGSIGRVNQGNLRTGKLTDDEWPRLTEAIEKLRTVSLHIDETPGLTPSELRANARRLARQCGKLGLIVVDYLQLMSGSGSSGSDNRATELGEISRGLKMLAKELQCPVIALSQLNRSVEQRTDKRPMMSDLRESGAIEQDADIIMFIYRDDYYNKDSKEPNVAEVIIGKQRNGPTGTVKLFFQKNQTRFENLAMGSGDDF from the coding sequence ATGTCTGCCGTGTTCCCCCCCCTTGACGATGGCTTCACACCCGTGCCGGACCGTGAAATTGCCCAGTTGCGTGTGCCGCCGCACTCCATCGAGGCAGAGTCCAGTGTGCTGGGTGGCTTGCTGCTGGACAACAACGCCTGGGACCGCGTGGGCGACCTGCTGGTAGAGAGTCATTTCTACCGCCATGAACACCAGATGATCTACACGGCCATCGGCGCTCTCATCAACGCCAGCAAGCCGGCCGACGTGATCACGGTGTTCGAGCACCTGCAGAACCAGGGCAAGGCCCAGGAGATGGGCGGGCTGGCCTATCTGAACAACCTGGCGCAGTATGTCCCGAGCGCCAGCAACATCCGGCGCTACGCCGAGATCGTTCGCGAGCGCGCCATCCTGCGCAAGCTGGTCACCGCCAGTGACGAGATCTCGACCAATGCATTCAACCCCCAAGGCAAGACGGTCGAACGCATCCTGGACGAGGCCGAGGCGAAGATCTTTGCCATTGGCGAAGAAGGTTCGCGCACCAAGCAGGGTTTTCAGTCGCTTGACACGCTGGTCATCGACCTGCTCGACCGGGTGCAGGAAATGGCGGATAACCCGGTGGATGTCACGGGCGTGCCCACCGGTTTCGCCGACCTTGACCGCATGACCTCGGGCCTGCAAGCGGGTGACATGGTGGTGCTGGCAGCGCGTCCCTCGATGGGCAAGACTTCGTTTGCGGTCAACATCGCCGAGCATGTGGCGCTCAACGAGGGTCTGCCGGTTGCCATCTTCTCGATGGAAATGGGCGCTGCCCAGTTGGCTGTGCGTATCGTGGGCTCCATTGGCCGCGTGAACCAGGGCAACCTGCGCACCGGCAAGCTCACCGACGACGAATGGCCGCGCCTGACCGAGGCCATCGAGAAGCTGCGCACGGTGTCGCTGCACATCGACGAAACCCCGGGCCTCACGCCCAGCGAGCTGCGCGCCAACGCCCGGCGACTGGCGCGCCAGTGCGGCAAGCTGGGCCTGATCGTGGTGGACTATTTGCAGCTCATGAGCGGCTCAGGTTCGTCGGGCTCGGACAACCGGGCCACGGAGCTGGGCGAAATCTCCCGGGGCCTCAAGATGCTGGCCAAGGAGCTGCAGTGCCCGGTGATCGCGCTGTCTCAGCTCAACCGCTCGGTGGAGCAGCGCACCGACAAGCGCCCCATGATGTCCGACCTGCGCGAGTCGGGCGCCATCGAGCAGGACGCGGACATCATCATGTTCATCTACCGCGACGACTACTACAACAAGGACTCCAAGGAGCCCAACGTGGCCGAGGTCATCATCGGCAAGCAGCGTAACGGCCCCACCGGTACCGTGAAGCTGTTCTTCCAGAAGAACCAGACGCGCTTCGAGAACCTGGCGATGGGTTCGGGCGACGATTTCTAA
- the rpsR gene encoding 30S ribosomal protein S18 yields the protein MATFKKFNKDKRPKRNTQSLLFKRKRFCRFTVTGVEEIDYKDVDTLRDFIAENGKIIPARLTGTRAIFQRQLNTAIKRARFLALVPYSDQHKI from the coding sequence ATGGCCACGTTCAAGAAGTTCAACAAAGACAAGCGCCCAAAGCGCAACACCCAGTCCCTGCTGTTCAAGCGCAAGCGCTTCTGCCGCTTCACGGTGACCGGTGTTGAAGAAATCGACTACAAGGATGTTGATACGCTGCGCGATTTCATCGCCGAAAACGGCAAGATCATCCCCGCACGCCTGACCGGCACGCGCGCCATCTTCCAGCGTCAGCTGAACACCGCCATCAAGCGCGCACGCTTCCTGGCCCTGGTGCCTTACAGCGACCAGCACAAGATCTAA
- the grpE gene encoding nucleotide exchange factor GrpE produces the protein MSDHSQTNPAPSAPAPEEVEAAMAAHASDELARLQGELAELKAKSADLADQFLRAKAEAENARRRAEEEVSKARKFGIESFAESLLPVADSLDAALAIKEATPQQLREGADATLRQLTSALERNKVVAINPAAGAKFDPHQHQAISVVPAEQEANTVVAVLQKGYVIAERVLRPALVTVTAPK, from the coding sequence ATGTCAGACCACAGCCAAACCAACCCCGCCCCAAGCGCCCCCGCCCCCGAAGAAGTCGAAGCCGCCATGGCTGCCCACGCCTCCGATGAGCTGGCACGCCTGCAGGGCGAGCTGGCCGAGCTGAAGGCCAAAAGTGCCGATTTGGCTGACCAGTTCCTGCGTGCTAAGGCCGAGGCTGAGAACGCCCGCCGTCGGGCTGAAGAGGAAGTGTCCAAGGCCCGCAAGTTCGGCATCGAGAGCTTTGCCGAGAGCCTGCTGCCCGTGGCCGACAGCCTGGATGCCGCCCTGGCCATCAAGGAAGCCACGCCCCAGCAGCTGCGCGAAGGCGCCGACGCCACCTTGCGTCAGCTGACGTCTGCGCTGGAGCGCAACAAGGTAGTGGCCATCAACCCCGCCGCAGGTGCCAAGTTCGACCCCCATCAGCACCAGGCCATCAGCGTGGTACCCGCCGAGCAAGAAGCCAACACGGTGGTGGCAGTGCTGCAAAAGGGCTACGTGATCGCCGAGCGCGTGCTGCGCCCAGCTCTGGTCACCGTGACGGCGCCCAAGTAA
- a CDS encoding homoserine dehydrogenase, translating to MKPIQVGLLGIGTVGSGVFNVLQRNQDEISRRAGRGIEITMVADLDVERAKAVVGDGVQVVNDARAVIANPDIDIVIELIGGYGIARALVLEAIAAGKHVVTANKALLAVHGTEIFAAASAKGVMVAFEAAVAGGIPIIKALREGLTANRIQWIAGIINGTTNFILSEMRDKGLDFDVVLKEAQRLGYAEADPTFDIEGVDAAHKVTLMSAIAFGIPVQFDKAYVEGITKLGAADIKYAEQLGYRIKLLGITKRADKGIELRVHPSLVPSKRLIANVEGAMNAVVVQGDAVGSTLYYGKGAGSEPTASAVIADLVDIARLHTADPEHRVPHLAFQANTLADAMGTLPLLPMSEVVTSYYLRLRVADQAGVLAKVTGLLAEAGVSIDAVLQREADEVGGEGSTQTDLIILTHDTREGTMDAVIAQMQALPTVLAPITRIRKEELN from the coding sequence ATGAAACCCATCCAAGTAGGCCTTCTGGGCATCGGCACCGTCGGTAGCGGCGTGTTCAACGTGCTGCAGCGCAACCAGGACGAGATCAGCCGCCGCGCTGGCCGTGGCATCGAGATCACCATGGTGGCCGACCTGGACGTGGAGCGCGCCAAGGCCGTGGTGGGTGACGGCGTCCAGGTCGTCAACGACGCCCGCGCCGTCATTGCCAACCCCGACATCGACATCGTCATCGAGCTCATCGGTGGCTACGGCATTGCGCGCGCGCTGGTGCTGGAGGCGATTGCCGCAGGCAAGCATGTGGTCACCGCCAACAAAGCGCTGCTGGCTGTGCACGGCACCGAGATCTTCGCGGCCGCGTCGGCCAAGGGCGTGATGGTGGCTTTCGAAGCGGCTGTGGCCGGTGGCATCCCCATCATCAAGGCGCTGCGCGAAGGCCTCACCGCCAACCGCATCCAGTGGATCGCCGGCATCATCAACGGCACCACCAACTTCATCTTGAGTGAGATGCGTGACAAGGGCCTGGACTTCGACGTGGTGCTCAAGGAAGCCCAGCGCCTGGGTTATGCCGAGGCCGACCCCACCTTCGACATCGAAGGCGTGGACGCTGCGCACAAGGTCACGCTGATGAGCGCCATTGCCTTCGGCATTCCGGTGCAGTTCGACAAGGCCTACGTCGAGGGCATCACCAAGCTCGGCGCGGCCGACATCAAGTACGCCGAGCAACTGGGCTACCGCATCAAGCTCTTGGGCATCACCAAGCGCGCGGACAAGGGCATCGAGCTGCGCGTGCACCCGAGCCTGGTGCCCTCCAAACGCCTGATCGCCAACGTCGAAGGCGCGATGAACGCCGTGGTAGTGCAGGGCGATGCCGTGGGCAGCACGCTGTATTACGGCAAGGGTGCGGGCAGCGAGCCCACGGCCAGCGCCGTGATTGCCGACCTGGTGGACATTGCCCGCCTGCACACGGCCGACCCTGAGCACCGCGTGCCTCACCTGGCCTTCCAGGCGAACACCCTGGCGGACGCCATGGGCACGCTGCCACTGCTGCCGATGAGCGAAGTGGTCACCAGCTACTACCTGCGCCTGCGCGTGGCCGACCAGGCCGGTGTGCTGGCCAAGGTCACCGGCCTGCTGGCCGAGGCGGGTGTGAGCATTGACGCGGTGCTGCAGCGCGAAGCCGACGAAGTGGGTGGCGAAGGATCGACGCAAACCGACCTCATCATCCTGACCCACGACACCCGCGAAGGCACCATGGATGCCGTCATTGCCCAGATGCAGGCCCTGCCCACCGTACTGGCGCCCATCACGCGCATCCGCAAGGAGGAACTGAACTGA